TCCGGAGATGGGGGTGTTATGGGTTTGAGTGATGAGGGGATGAGGGGTAGGAATGCAAAAACGCTTAAAACTTTACCAGTTATAATGATAAACCATCGAAAACTGTTCCCTATTGTTTATTCTCTGCCCTAACCAACAAATTTTTGCTCAATATATAACGAAATGGTAAAATAGTTATATAATAAAATAAGCAATTAATGAAGGTATCAAGATGTTATTTCGTCAATTATTTGATCAAGATACATGGACTTATACCTATCTCATCGCTGATTCTGATACTAAGGAGGCGGTGTTGGTAGATCCTGTTATTGAACAGGTGGAGCGGGATTTAAAGTTGGTGCGTGAGTTGGGCTTAACCCTCAAATATTGCATGGAAACCCATGTTCATGCGGATCATATTACGGGTACGGGTAAAATTAGAGAGTTGACGGGCTGTAAGGGTTTAGTGCCTGAGAAAGCGAAGGTAAATTGTGCCGATCGCCACTTAGTCGATAATGAGGTGGTAATGGTGGGCAATGTGGAAATAAGGGCGATCGCCTCTCCGGGGCATACAGACTGCCATTTTGCCTATTTAGTGAATAATAGTCATTTACTCACAGGGGATGCCCTTTTCATCCGTGGTTGTGGACGTACGGACTTCCAAAGCGGTGATGCCCGAATGCTCTACGACACCATTACAAAGCGTTTTTTTACCCTCGCAGACGATGTTTTAGTTTATCCAGGCCATGATTATCGAGGACATACGGTGTCCACCATTGCCGAAGAAAAAGCCCATAATCCTCGCATTAGTGGCAAAAAAAGAGACGAGTTTATCGAGTTAATGGATAACCTTGATTTACCAGATCCCAAAAAAATAATGGAAGCAGTACCCGCCAATCAAATGTGTGGAAAGGTTTAGGAGCATTTTTGTTAACCATACCCCAGAAAAATTATGATTATTGCCAATATCATCCAAAGCCAATATCAACTTATCTCCCCTCAAGAGTTAGAACAAAGAATGAAAAATAATTCGGTAGTTGTCATTGATGTGCGGGAGAAAGATGAGTATGAAAAAGGACATATCCCCGGGGCATTACTAAAACCCCTATCCGAGTTTTCCGCCAAAGAACTAGCATCCTATCCTAATATCGTTCTCTATTGCCGTTCTGGGAAGCGTTCTCACACCGTCGCCGAAAAATTGATCGAAACAGGCATGACCATGGTAACAGAGCTAAAAGGAGGTATTACGGCATGGCAAGAAGCCCATCTCCCCGTAGCGACTTAATCATATTTATTTCAATTAATTGATTATTCTTTCATTCATTCCCCATTCCTCTAGCCCCTGCTTTGGGCATCTTTCCTTGAAAGGAGAGATTCTAAGCAATATCAGTTTAACTGAATATCATCAATAAATCAGAGAATAACTTTATTATCCATTCTCAATTATCAATTATTTTAAATGCGTTTAACTTTTGGATTAATTTTAGCCATCATCATCGGACTTAGTTTAGGGTTAATCGGTGGTGGGGGCTCAATTTTAGCCGTGCCGATTCTCCGCTATGTGATGGGGGTTGAGCCTCGAAGTGCGATCGCCATGAGTCTTTTTATCGTGGGTACTGTTAGTATCATTGGTATCATACCCCATTGGCGACAAGGTAACGTCAATCTACCCGTAGCCATCAGTTTTATACCCCCTGCCATGGTAGGCTCTTTTTTAGGAGCAAAGATTACCCAATTTCCCTTCATCACCGATACTGTGCAACTGGTTGCTTTTGGTATTGTCATGTTATTAGCCAGTATTTTAATGATTAAAAAAAGTAGTGCTAAAACATCCACAAAAGAATTAGAAAAAACCACCGTAAAAGTTAAAACAATTAGTAAAAATAAGACAAAAAAAATAATATTAACTATCACAGAAGGATTAGTGGTGGGTATCCTCACAGGATTTGTGGGAGTGGGAGGAGGATTTTTAATTATTCCAGCCCTTGTATTAGTTGGGGGTATTCCCATGAAAGAAGCCGTCGGCACGTCTTTATTAATTATTGCAGCTAAATCAGCTAGTGCTTTTATGGGTTATTTAACCTTAGTAAATATTGACTGGATATTAACCATTGGCTTTACTTTTGCCGCTACCGTTGGAATTATTTCTGGTTCTTATTTGAGTAAAATAATTGATGCTAAATACCTTCAAAAAGGATTTGGATATTTTGTTTTAGTGGTAGCAATATTTGTTTTAATTGCTAGATAATACTAAATCCGCTAAACTTTAAGAATAATACTTGTTATTAAAAAAAAATAAATTATCAGTTATTTTCCCGTAATAATACTATTTCTTTTATCTAAATAAATAAGACGAATATCAAGGGGGATTAATTTTAAAAGTTGTTTGTGGGCGTAGTGATATAAGTCTTCTATATCCTCCGATGAAATATTATTTCCTTCTGCTTTAAGATAGTTAATAATTTGTTCTTCTTGCCAAGCAAATTTATCCCTTGTTACCATAATTAAACGTTCTTTAGGAGACAATAAGTTAATAGATTGTTCAAGGTAAAAGTGAAGGGGAAAATATCTTATATCAAGGGAGATTTCATTATTTTTAAATTCTTTCCTATCTTCTTTTTGTAAATAGTCTATGGCATATTCAATGATAATATTTTCATAGAATTGCTCGTCTTGTTTGTTACTTTTATCTAAGTTTAAATTAAATAAAAAATAACTTATTTCTCGCCACACTTGAAACGAAAAATAAGTAAGATCTTCAGCTTCATAAAAACCTACTATAACGTCATTTATTTTACTATAATGACGACAAAAAAGAGAGACTAAATATTTCCCTTTGTCTAAATGAGTTTGTAATAATTCCAAGAGAATAACATCATCTATTTGTAATAGAGGATAGATTAAAGGATGATTGGCTTCTGGAAAATCAGTGGAATTCATAGAAAAATTTGATAAGGTATAATTGATTAGAAAATGAAACTAAAGAATAAAAAATAGAAAAATACTTTTAATGTCAAGGCATTTCAACCTACCACCTAATTTTTAACACCCAATACCTAAGTTAATGATTGCTAAATGATAGAGAAATATTCCACAATATAATATAAGGTTTAAACTGAGATTATATGATAAATAGCAATCTAACTATGGTAAATATTTTAGGGGCGTTTTTACCCGGTATTACGGATGGTTTATTCTCTACTCAGGGAATTATGGTAATGCTTTTGGTGGCTTATGGTGGTGCGATGTGGATGTTTTTAACCAGCGCCCCTAAGGTGCATACTATCATGGTATCGGATTTAGCTGTGGCGCAGGAATTTTATGAGGGTTTATTAAATTTACCTGTGGCGGATGTGCCTTTACACTATTATTATAATTATGATCAAAGTTTAGGTTCTGCAATGTTAGATCCTATTTATACTGGTGGTAGGGCTAATACCTCAGTTTTACAAGAAAATACGGGATTATGGTATCAACTTCGTAAAAATACCCAGTTACATGTCATTGGTGGTGCGAGTTTAGGTTATAAAAATTCCCAGCGTCATGTCTGTTTTGATCATGATTGTTTGGATGATTTATTATTGAGGATACAATCGCGCCGTTTGAAGTATAAGATTCGCAGCGAAAATCCCCTTAATTTTTTGGTGAAGGATTTACAAAATAGGGTGATTGAAATGGCAGAAGCTAAAACTTAAATCAATTGACAATGGACAATGGACAATGGACAATTAAATTTAGATAAGGTTGTTTATTTTTTAACTAAATTTTAAAGAAAGATTGTTATTACAAGATTCAGCGTTGTTGTCTTTGGAGTCGGGTAGTTGGTTTAAATTGATTTGTGGTGCTAGTTATCAGCATTTACCTTCTATTCGTAATTTAGCTTTGGCTTATACCCTTGCAGGGGTTGATTGTATTGATGTGGCTGCGGATAGGGCGGTTATGAATTCTGCTTTGCTGGGAATAGAGGTAGCGAAAAATTTTCGACAAAAGGCGATCGCCCTTGGTTATAATCCTAGTAATCCTCTTTTAATGGTAAGTGTGAATGATGGGGAAGATCCTCATTTTCGCAAAGCCTACTTTAACCCTAGCATATGTCCCCCTGAGTGCGATCGGCCCTGTGAAAATATTTGCCCTGCCGATGCCATAAAATTTGATAATCCCACCGTAGGAGTAAAAGAAAAACTTTGTTATGGTTGTGGGCGCTGTGTGCCAGTATGCCCCTATAATTTAATCCATACTCAATCCCATGTCATTAGCATCCATGAGACATTAAATTGGTTAACGGAATTGCCCATCAACGCCCTAGAAATCCATACCCAAGAAGGGCATTTCAGCCATTTTTGTCGTCTATGGCAATCCATCCAACCCCACTTATCAAAACTGCAACTAATAGCCATCAGCTGCCCCTACTCTCCCACCGTCACCAATTATTTACAGCAAATAGAAAACCATATCAAACCCCTACCAATTTGCCTAATTTGGCAAACCGACGGGCGCCCCATGAGTGGAGACATCGGCAAAGGCACTACCCATTTAACCATCAAATACGCTCAAACTATGATAGAAAAAGGTTTTAAGGGTTATTTTCAACTAGCAGGGGGTACAAATGAACATACCGCTGTTAAAATGAAAGAAATGGGGCTTAGTGACAAAATTAGTGGCATTGCTTTTGGTAGTAAAGCCCGAAAAATTCTCGCTGACACTTTACAACAGTTAGAAACCATCTCCCCCCAAAATCAATTAGAAGATTATCCTCATCTTTTATGGAAAGCAGTATCAAAGGCGAATGATTTAGTAAAAAGTCTCAGGGAAATAAGCCATTGAATCAAATCCTACTGAGATGCGTTTTTAGGCATTGCTGATTTTGAGTATGAAGCATTATTGAATTACAGTAAATATATAGTATTAAAACTATTATTACTATTGCCCATTCCCTATTGCCCATTGCCCATTGCCCATTGCCAAACTCAACTAAAAATCATACCTTAATTCACCAACGCCCGTTTTTATTAATCTAGGTTACTCATTATTATCTATAAATTTAAAGTAATTTCCTCCACTTGCCCCAATTCACCGATTTGTTTAGGGGTTTCCTCATTAACACTAATCAACAAACCTCCTGCATTACCCGCGCGGATGGTAAATTCTTCGGTGGCAATCCATTCCCGTTGACTACCTTTGGTTAAAATCCCCTCAAACTCGGTATTACCATCAATAATAACCCTTACCCATGAATCATCTTGGGCATTAATGTTGACCTTTAATTGTTCTGGATTATCATTGACATTATTTACCACAGGAATAGTCGTATTATTATCTACGTTTTCTTTAATCGGATTTTCCGTTACTGTCGTTTCTTGTGGAGTATTATCTTGGCTATTTTGGGTTTCTATATTCTCTTGGGTGGTAAAAGGGGTAGGCTGTAAAATTTGATTAAGACTTTTGATAGAAAAAAATAACAGGGCAATATAAATAACATAAAGATATTTACTATTAAAATTTATTCTCCAGTGAAAAGGAATAATATTTTTATGATGAATATTTTTACGATGGTGATAATTATTGGTTTCCACAGGGAAATTATGAATATCTTCCCTAATATTTATTCCTAAGAAACTAGAATATTTTTTCAGTAATTCCTTAATAAATACGGGCTCAGGTAATTTACTTAAATCACCATTTTCTATCGCCCTTAACATATTTTTAGTAATATGAAGATTATCAGAAATAGACTCAATATCCCATCCTAAAGACTGTCTCTTATCCTGCAATAAGACACTAATCTTTTCTAACTCCTGTTGACGAATTTGGTTATAATCAACTTCCGTGGATTTTTTCTTAGTAAATAGTTTTAACATATATGTTATCTGTCTGGCTCATTCTATCTAAATCTTAATTTTTATTGTTATGAGCAATTATACTCAATTTGTTCACTTCCGAAGCAGTTAAAAAACGACATTCTCCCAATTTTAAATTACCTAAACGGATAAATGCGATCGCACTTCGATGTAAACTAATAACAGGATAGCCAAAAAGTTCAGCAATACGTCTAATTTGACGATTACGCCCTTCATGAAGGACAATTTCAATTAAACTTTTAGAAGCCATTCTTTTCTTAACAACGATTTGGGCAGGAAGAGTTTTTTTACCCTCCCAGATAAAACCATCAGACCATTTTTTGATAAGTTCATCTGGTATGTTACCCTGAAGCCAGACTTGATAGGTTTTTGGTAAATGATAACGAGGATGAGTCAAACTAAGGGTAAAATCACCATCATTAGTCAGAATCAAAGCGCCCGTAGAATCCATATCCAATCTACCCACAGGATGAATTCCCTGTCCCAATTTTAACTCAGAATTTAATAAATCTAAAACAGTTTTTCTTTTTTTAGGATCATCACAACTAGATACAACCCCTTTTGGCTTATTCAATAATATATAAACTAATTGAGGGCGATTTTTACGACTTAAAACTTTTCCCTCCACCTCTATTTTATCTTTATTTGGATTTGCCTTGTCACCCAAAGTTATAACCATTCCATTAACCTTTACTTTTCCCGCCACAATCATTTTTTCAGCTTCACGACGGGAAGCAACCCCCCATTCTCTCAATATTTTTTGTACTCTATCAACCATTAATTTGATTACAGAAAAATCATCTTTATCCACCAATCATAATGACACAAATTAGCTCGATTTATCACCGAAAAAAATTATCCCCTAACAACCTTAAAGGATTAATCAACAACTAACCCAAATCAGAGATAAAGATAATACAAATTAACTGTTTATTACTCATTCTCAATTTTTTTACTTCTATGCTTTATCTTATAACTGTTTCCCTTCATGAACAAAAAATATCTTTCCCCTACGGCTTCATTGTAAAATTTTCATTGTTAAAATTTTAGACAACGATGAATATTAAAAAAAAATCAGAAATTATATCTAGTTTTATCACTCCCGCCATTAAATTATGGATTCGCACCCAAGTTGAATCCATCACCAAATTAGACGTTACCATTGACGCAGGAGATAAACAAATTTTGACGGGAAAAATTAATCAAGTTAACTTACAAGCGAAAGAAGCTAATTATCGAGGTATTTTTTTAAACTATGCCTCCGTTGCCACAGAAAAAATTGCTATTAATTTAGGTGGAATTTTACGGGGAAAGCCATTAAAGTTATTACATCCTATATTTGTTTCTGGAAATATTATTATTACTGCTTCTGAGTTATCTAAATCCCTAGATTCTTCTCTTTTACAAGATGGTTTACAAGATATGCTGAAAATTTTATTGAATAATGAAGACGTTTCCCCAGAAATCATTAATCAATATCACATTGAGTGGCACAACATTACCATGGAAACTCAAAGAATAATTATCGAAGGAAGTTTATTAAATATTGTCAATAATACTAGGGAAAATTTAGTTATTACTAGCAATTTAAATATAGAGAAAGAAAATCAATTATTACTTACTAATTTACAAATAGAAGGAATCAAGGAATTAAGTAATAGGGCAATCAATGATTTAACCATTGACTTAGGTAATGATGTTTCATTATCAGAATTAACCATTTCTTCTCAAGAGTTACACTGCATCGGCACAGTTAAAGTAGTAAGTTAAAATATCTATTAATTTATATCCGTTGAATCATAACTTTTACTTCATTTTAGTTTACAATAGGTGCTTTTATTTTTGACCCTAGTTTAAACTAAAAATAGTCCATAATAACAACAAGTAATGCTTTTCTTAAGTAATCTTTCCATGGATAATCTCAATAATTATTATGATTAGATAAAATTTGCTTGAGTGAATAAATGGGAAATAAGAAATGATAACAGCATTTTAATAATTTGGTTATGACTATAATCAATGATGTTTAACACTACTACTAAGCAACTTTTGGAGAAAAGTAAACAATTAATAACGTCATCAATATATATATTAAAAAAATACTAACATTAAAAGAATGAATATTTTTACACTTTTTCTTATCTGTGCTTTTGGATTTTATTTTACCGTCATGAGAAATATAAATGCGGAAGACAATATTATCCTAAGACAACCCCCCTTAGAAGAAATAAATCCTAAGATAAGTCAAAATATTATCGATAATAAACCAAAAATACAAATAGCTATTTTACTTGATTCTAGTAATAGCATGGATGGTTTAATAGAACAAACTCGCACACAAATTTGGTCAGTAATTAATGCGGTTTCTAAAGTTACTAAAAATGGAGAAATACCAGCTTTTGAAGTCTCCTTATACCATTATGGTAATAATTCCCTACCTTCTACCGAAGGATTTAATAGAATGTTAAATCAATTAACCACTGACTTAGATATAGTTTCAGAAAACTTATTTTCTATTCAGACAAATGGAGGGCAAGAGTATGCGGGATGGGTAATTAATTCAGCAGTAAATGAATTAAACTGGAGCAATGATAATGGAAACTTTAGGGCTATTTTTATCGCAGGAAATGAGCCCTTTAATCAGGGAAATATTTTATGGGAAAGGGCTATCAATTTGGCATCATCGAAGGATATTATTATTAATACTATCTACTGTGGTGAGGCAGAAAATGCAGAAAGTAATCTTTGGGCTAGGGGCGCTGATTTAGGAAAGGGAAGCTATTTTAATATCAATCAAAATCAGCGTATTGTCGATATTCCTACCCCTTATGATGAATCTATTAAGGAATTAAATCAAGATTTAAATGATACTTATATTCCCTATGGTGAGCAAGGTATCGTATCCTATGAAAGACAAAGACAACAGGATATTAATGCTTTTTCTAGTCCTACTCCTACTGCTGGTTTAAATAGAGCTATTACTAAGACTACACCGAATTATAACACTGATAGTTGGGATTTGGTAGAGGCGATCGCCTCTAATACGGTTACATTAAATGATATAGATAAGCAAACACTACCAGAAAATTTACGCTCTTTAACCACTAATGAATTACAAAATATTGTCAATGAAATGATTGAAAAAAGAGAAAAAATTAAACAAGAAATTACAGAATTATCTCAAAAAAGAAGACAATTTATCGATGACAATAAGCCCATATTAGATAATAATTTAACCCTAGAAAATTTAATGATAGACACCCTTTATAACCAACTTAAAGCCAAAGGATTTTCTATAAATTAAAATTAGGCGTTGGTGAATTAAGGTATAATTTCTTGTTGAGGAAGGGAACAGGGAACGGTTATAATATTATTTAGAAGTCTCAGTTTTTTGTGTCATTCAATAATGTTTCATGCTCAAAATCAGCAATGCCTAAAATTATAATTAAGGTGCGCTCGATGGGAAAACAAGAAAGATATAATTTTTTGGGAATTAATTCTGAAAACTTAATATCAACTATTCATAAACTCCGATGATTTTCCCCAAATAACCGTCTGATTACTATAAATAACCATACCAGGTTTAGCCCCCTTAGGCTTATAAACATATTTTGGTTTAGTATAAATTACAGGTACTTGATCACTTTCCCTACCTTGACTATAATAAGCCGCAACATTAGCCGTATATTGTAAATCCTTTTCTCCAGGAATATCTCCTGCATTTAATCTTAACAAAACATGGGAACCAGGAATTTCTTGGGCGTGAAACCATAAATCATAATCCGTAGCAATGCGAGAAATTAATAAATCATTTTGTCGATTATTTCTTCCCACTAAAACTTCAAAATTAGAAGGAGTTTTAAACGCCCGTGGCTGAGATTCTTGATTATTATTGGTTTGTCTATGTTGATTATCCTCAATATATTTTTGACTAATTAATTCTGCTTTAATTTCTGCCAATGTATCAAAATCTTCTGTATCACTATTATCTAATTGTAAGACATTATTTAAGGTTTGTTGAAGATAGTTTATTTCTGCATTTACTTCTTCTAATAAAGGTTTAACTGCATCTTTTGCTCTTTTTAATTTTTGGTGTTTTTTATAGAGGGCTTGGGCATTTTGGATGGCATTTTTATCAGGGGCAAGATCAATTTTAATCGGTTCTCCTGTGGTAAAATCATTAAGGGTAATAGCATCGCTTCCTATGCTCCATTGGTGAAGATTTGCCATTAATAAATCTGCTTGAGTACGATATATTTCAGAATGTTTTGACTGATTAATTTTATCTTGATATTTATCTGCTTTTACCTGTAATTTTTTAGTAATACTTTTAATT
Above is a window of Cyanobacterium stanieri LEGE 03274 DNA encoding:
- a CDS encoding MBL fold metallo-hydrolase — protein: MLFRQLFDQDTWTYTYLIADSDTKEAVLVDPVIEQVERDLKLVRELGLTLKYCMETHVHADHITGTGKIRELTGCKGLVPEKAKVNCADRHLVDNEVVMVGNVEIRAIASPGHTDCHFAYLVNNSHLLTGDALFIRGCGRTDFQSGDARMLYDTITKRFFTLADDVLVYPGHDYRGHTVSTIAEEKAHNPRISGKKRDEFIELMDNLDLPDPKKIMEAVPANQMCGKV
- a CDS encoding rhodanese-like domain-containing protein, whose product is MIIANIIQSQYQLISPQELEQRMKNNSVVVIDVREKDEYEKGHIPGALLKPLSEFSAKELASYPNIVLYCRSGKRSHTVAEKLIETGMTMVTELKGGITAWQEAHLPVAT
- a CDS encoding sulfite exporter TauE/SafE family protein → MRLTFGLILAIIIGLSLGLIGGGGSILAVPILRYVMGVEPRSAIAMSLFIVGTVSIIGIIPHWRQGNVNLPVAISFIPPAMVGSFLGAKITQFPFITDTVQLVAFGIVMLLASILMIKKSSAKTSTKELEKTTVKVKTISKNKTKKIILTITEGLVVGILTGFVGVGGGFLIIPALVLVGGIPMKEAVGTSLLIIAAKSASAFMGYLTLVNIDWILTIGFTFAATVGIISGSYLSKIIDAKYLQKGFGYFVLVVAIFVLIAR
- a CDS encoding glyoxalase-like domain protein; translated protein: MVNILGAFLPGITDGLFSTQGIMVMLLVAYGGAMWMFLTSAPKVHTIMVSDLAVAQEFYEGLLNLPVADVPLHYYYNYDQSLGSAMLDPIYTGGRANTSVLQENTGLWYQLRKNTQLHVIGGASLGYKNSQRHVCFDHDCLDDLLLRIQSRRLKYKIRSENPLNFLVKDLQNRVIEMAEAKT
- the ldpA gene encoding circadian clock protein LdpA produces the protein MLLQDSALLSLESGSWFKLICGASYQHLPSIRNLALAYTLAGVDCIDVAADRAVMNSALLGIEVAKNFRQKAIALGYNPSNPLLMVSVNDGEDPHFRKAYFNPSICPPECDRPCENICPADAIKFDNPTVGVKEKLCYGCGRCVPVCPYNLIHTQSHVISIHETLNWLTELPINALEIHTQEGHFSHFCRLWQSIQPHLSKLQLIAISCPYSPTVTNYLQQIENHIKPLPICLIWQTDGRPMSGDIGKGTTHLTIKYAQTMIEKGFKGYFQLAGGTNEHTAVKMKEMGLSDKISGIAFGSKARKILADTLQQLETISPQNQLEDYPHLLWKAVSKANDLVKSLREISH
- a CDS encoding helix-turn-helix domain-containing protein, producing MLKLFTKKKSTEVDYNQIRQQELEKISVLLQDKRQSLGWDIESISDNLHITKNMLRAIENGDLSKLPEPVFIKELLKKYSSFLGINIREDIHNFPVETNNYHHRKNIHHKNIIPFHWRINFNSKYLYVIYIALLFFSIKSLNQILQPTPFTTQENIETQNSQDNTPQETTVTENPIKENVDNNTTIPVVNNVNDNPEQLKVNINAQDDSWVRVIIDGNTEFEGILTKGSQREWIATEEFTIRAGNAGGLLISVNEETPKQIGELGQVEEITLNL
- a CDS encoding pseudouridine synthase, which produces MVDRVQKILREWGVASRREAEKMIVAGKVKVNGMVITLGDKANPNKDKIEVEGKVLSRKNRPQLVYILLNKPKGVVSSCDDPKKRKTVLDLLNSELKLGQGIHPVGRLDMDSTGALILTNDGDFTLSLTHPRYHLPKTYQVWLQGNIPDELIKKWSDGFIWEGKKTLPAQIVVKKRMASKSLIEIVLHEGRNRQIRRIAELFGYPVISLHRSAIAFIRLGNLKLGECRFLTASEVNKLSIIAHNNKN
- a CDS encoding LmeA family phospholipid-binding protein; protein product: MNIKKKSEIISSFITPAIKLWIRTQVESITKLDVTIDAGDKQILTGKINQVNLQAKEANYRGIFLNYASVATEKIAINLGGILRGKPLKLLHPIFVSGNIIITASELSKSLDSSLLQDGLQDMLKILLNNEDVSPEIINQYHIEWHNITMETQRIIIEGSLLNIVNNTRENLVITSNLNIEKENQLLLTNLQIEGIKELSNRAINDLTIDLGNDVSLSELTISSQELHCIGTVKVVS
- a CDS encoding VWA domain-containing protein; amino-acid sequence: MNIFTLFLICAFGFYFTVMRNINAEDNIILRQPPLEEINPKISQNIIDNKPKIQIAILLDSSNSMDGLIEQTRTQIWSVINAVSKVTKNGEIPAFEVSLYHYGNNSLPSTEGFNRMLNQLTTDLDIVSENLFSIQTNGGQEYAGWVINSAVNELNWSNDNGNFRAIFIAGNEPFNQGNILWERAINLASSKDIIINTIYCGEAENAESNLWARGADLGKGSYFNINQNQRIVDIPTPYDESIKELNQDLNDTYIPYGEQGIVSYERQRQQDINAFSSPTPTAGLNRAITKTTPNYNTDSWDLVEAIASNTVTLNDIDKQTLPENLRSLTTNELQNIVNEMIEKREKIKQEITELSQKRRQFIDDNKPILDNNLTLENLMIDTLYNQLKAKGFSIN